Proteins found in one Cytophagia bacterium CHB2 genomic segment:
- a CDS encoding flagellar biosynthesis protein FlgM: MRWQMGRRSENVEDLRGAGGRMRGGMKMGCGTVLLVIIISFLFGQNPLQLLSILSNGGGSMSLPQNYQPTAEENQAAEFVSVILGDMEDTWPSLLRPMGVPYVPPKLVLFSDMVESACGYGSAASGPFYCPPDQKIYIDLSFFNELHRLGAPGDFAQAYVIAHEVGHHVQNLLGVSDKVRRLQSQVGEAEANALSVMLELQADCYAGVWAYHANQQRQVLEPGDVEEGLRAAASIGDDRLLRMSGRAVQPESFTHGSSEQRAQWLRIGLTTGDCDECDTFARMTQ, from the coding sequence ATGCGTTGGCAAATGGGCCGGCGTAGTGAAAACGTCGAAGATTTGCGAGGCGCCGGCGGCAGGATGCGCGGCGGAATGAAAATGGGTTGTGGGACGGTGCTATTGGTTATCATCATATCCTTCCTGTTTGGCCAAAATCCGCTGCAGTTGCTCAGCATATTGAGCAACGGCGGCGGGAGCATGTCGCTGCCGCAAAACTATCAACCCACGGCTGAGGAAAATCAGGCTGCGGAATTTGTTTCCGTCATACTTGGCGACATGGAAGACACCTGGCCGTCGTTGTTGCGCCCAATGGGTGTGCCCTATGTGCCGCCGAAACTGGTTTTGTTCTCGGACATGGTGGAGTCCGCGTGCGGTTACGGCTCCGCCGCCTCAGGGCCTTTTTATTGTCCGCCCGATCAAAAAATCTACATCGATTTGAGCTTTTTCAACGAGCTGCACCGCCTGGGCGCGCCCGGCGACTTCGCGCAAGCTTATGTCATCGCGCATGAAGTCGGCCATCACGTGCAAAACCTACTCGGCGTTTCCGACAAAGTGCGGCGCTTGCAGAGCCAGGTCGGCGAAGCCGAAGCCAATGCCTTGTCCGTCATGTTAGAATTACAGGCCGATTGCTACGCCGGCGTCTGGGCATACCACGCCAACCAGCAGCGTCAAGTTTTGGAGCCGGGCGATGTGGAGGAGGGCTTGCGCGCCGCGGCTTCAATCGGCGACGATCGCCTGTTGCGCATGTCCGGCCGCGCGGTGCAACCGGAATCGTTCACGCACGGCAGTTCCGAACAGCGCGCGCAATGGCTGCGCATCGGCTTGACTACTGGCGATTGCGATGAGTGCGACACCTTCGCGCGCATGACGCAGTGA